Within Desulfobacterales bacterium, the genomic segment GCTGCTGATTCGGGAGCTGAACAGCGTCAATGACAATCCGATCGTGGATCCGGACGTGCCCGAAATAATCTTTGCCGGCAACTTCTACGGCGGCCATGTGGCCCTGGCCATGGATCTGATCAAGACCGCAGCCGCTTCCGTGGCAGACCTGCTGGATCGTCAATATGCCCTGCTGGTGGACTCCCGTCTTAATTCCGGCCTGCCCGAGACGCTGGTGGGATATGAAGGCTGCGGTCTGAAAGCCCTGCAGCTGACGTGCAGCGCGCTGACGGCACGGGCGGTGCAGCGTTCAGCGCCGGACACGGTTCTTTCCAGGCCCACAGAGGCGCACAATCAGGATAAAGTCAGCATGGGTCTCCATGCGGCCCTCAATGCTGCGGAAATCACCACACTGGTGCAGCAGGTGCTGGCCACTGAACTGATCGCACTTTCCAACGCAGCCGCACTGCGAAACGAGGAGGACCTGTCGCCGGCCGGCCGGCGGCTGCTCGGCCGCGTCCGGGATTTCTCTCCCGTTCTGGAGAACGACCGGCGGCTGGACCGGGACCTGGAACGGCTGTCGCGGGCCATCGATCAGGGACTGGATCCGGTTGAAGTTGACTACGTTTCGGACCGAGAAAAACTCAAGAATAAGTTGGCGTAAGACTGAAAAGGATTTTTATCCAGAGCCTCCTCAGCGTAAAGCCAATCCTTCTCCCCTTATGGCTGTTCCGAACATATTGCGCGAGTTTTCTACACATATTGCGCGAGTTTTCTACCCGACCCGCCTTAAGCGGATCCTTATGGGTGCAGTGAATCAGTTGAAAAGAATAGGAATCCGTGCCGGCGCCAATCGATTTGCATTATTCCTCACCGATTACTACCGGCACGGATGTCTTGCCGGATACGTCGATCGGACACTGTGTTACAAATAAAAATTGAAGGGTTCAACAATTTTTTGTTGACACAAACAAAATCAATGGTATTCTGCCGTCAAAATGGAGTTCAAGATGGCCCGACCCAAAACAACCGTCAAACATGACGTCCGCGCTAACCGACCTGGTGGATCAAAGCTTTGCTCAAGGAATTGGTGCTTGTCAAAGGGATTGATGTTTGATTCTGCGGTTTTTGGTCGCCGCTGCATGCGATTCAAGGGAAACACTTAAACGCAAAAAGGAGGAGAACCATGAAAAGAGGACTTTATGGGATTTTGGTCGGTATACTGGTGCTGTGCTTCGCTTCGGGGGTTTATGCCGGGGCGCTGGACGTGATAGAGAAGAAGGGCGAATTCATCGTAGGTGTTCGTGACGGCTCTATTCCATTTGGGTTTTTCGATGCCAAAAACGAGCACGTCGGCTTCAGCGTGGATATGGCCAAAGAATTCCACAAGGCGCTGGAAGCTAAATTCGGGAAGCCGATCAAGCTTACATTAAAGACAATAAACCCGAAGACTCGAATTCCTTTGGTGGCCAACCGCACGCTGCACATGGTTGCCGGGTCATCCACCCATACGGTGGCAAGAGAAGAGACCGTGGATTTCACCATCACGGTTTTTCTGACCGGAACCCAGCTTCTGGCTAAGAAGAGCAAGGGATTCAAGAGCTATAAAGACATGGCCGGCAAGCGTGTCGGAGCGGCTCAGGGTTCGACAAACGAAAAGGCCATGCGCGATCTGAATACGAAAGGCGAGATCAATCCTCCGGCAGACATAGTCGTCTATCAGGAGCACAGCCAGGGCATGCTGGCCCTGCAGAAAGACATCATCGACGCTTATTGCACCGACGGCATTCTTCTGGCCGGTCTGAAGGCCAAGGCACCCAACCCGGAGGAATACGAGCTGGTGGGGGAACTTATCACCTACGATCCCTATGCCTACATAGTGCCGGAAGACGATTCCAAGTTTCGTGATTTCATCAATATAGAACTGATAAAAATGATCAAGGATGGCCGGTATTATCAATACTATGACAAATGGTTCGGGCCGAAGGGCGTGGTTCACTATCCGATGACAAAGGAAGCGGCCACACTGATGAAGCTTCAGGCGTTGCCATAATGATGAGAGGGTCGTGCGGAAACTTTCGGTTGCTTTCTGCGCGGCCCCGGAGGCCGTAAATCCTGAATTCCCGAAAGGGCTCAGGAGGCTTTGGCGTAGCCCTGTCAAGGGAGGAGGCTGGTTGTGCTTTCCTATAACTTCAATTGGTCCATCATCTGGGAAGCGCCTTACGGGCTCTGGATGCTCCAGGGCATCTGGACGACGATAAGGCTCGGGCTCATCTGTTGGTTCATAGCCCTGGCCCTGGGCATCATCATAGGGACCTTCAGAGTAACGCCGTTTCGCCCCCTCCGGGCGTTCGGGGCGGTTTACACCGAGATATTCAGGGATATCCCGCTGCTGGTGCAGTTGTTTTTCTGGTATTTCGCGGCGCCCTCGATCCTCCCGAAATCCATCGAGATGTGGCTTTACCGTGGGCTTCCCAATTCGGAATTCTGGATCGTGGTAGTGGGCCTTTCCATCTACACCTCATCGCGCATCGCCGAGCATATTCGATCCGGCATGCAGTCGATTTCCCAGGACCAGTACCATGCTGCGCTAAGTACCGGGTTCACGCATTTTCAGACCTACCGCTACATCGTCATACCTTTTGCCGTCCGCCTCGTGATGCCTCCTCTTACCGCCGAATGTCTGACAGTGTTCAAGAATACGGCGCTTGCGATGACCGTGGGGGTGTTGGAAACAACGTTCATGAGCCAGCAAATCGAGGCTTACACCTTCCAGAGTATCGAAGCCACCACGGCGGCCTCCCTGGTTTATATGGTAATCACACTTGCTGTGGTGTTGATCATGGGGTTG encodes:
- a CDS encoding ABC transporter substrate-binding protein, whose translation is MKRGLYGILVGILVLCFASGVYAGALDVIEKKGEFIVGVRDGSIPFGFFDAKNEHVGFSVDMAKEFHKALEAKFGKPIKLTLKTINPKTRIPLVANRTLHMVAGSSTHTVAREETVDFTITVFLTGTQLLAKKSKGFKSYKDMAGKRVGAAQGSTNEKAMRDLNTKGEINPPADIVVYQEHSQGMLALQKDIIDAYCTDGILLAGLKAKAPNPEEYELVGELITYDPYAYIVPEDDSKFRDFINIELIKMIKDGRYYQYYDKWFGPKGVVHYPMTKEAATLMKLQALP
- a CDS encoding amino acid ABC transporter permease, producing MLSYNFNWSIIWEAPYGLWMLQGIWTTIRLGLICWFIALALGIIIGTFRVTPFRPLRAFGAVYTEIFRDIPLLVQLFFWYFAAPSILPKSIEMWLYRGLPNSEFWIVVVGLSIYTSSRIAEHIRSGMQSISQDQYHAALSTGFTHFQTYRYIVIPFAVRLVMPPLTAECLTVFKNTALAMTVGVLETTFMSQQIEAYTFQSIEATTAASLVYMVITLAVVLIMGLVEKRLAVPGLITRAEGR